Genomic segment of Dermacentor albipictus isolate Rhodes 1998 colony chromosome 5, USDA_Dalb.pri_finalv2, whole genome shotgun sequence:
tgaggtgtgccaCAGACGTGGACAAAGtttatggagtctgagcatttcactcttcaaaagttcgaggtacagttcatttcactgctgatcCCGTTTTACTCGTGAAACTTAAAACCAACTGAAGTGGAACTTGGCAAGAAATAGTTGCAGctaagcaagcgttttatttcagttcaataaagaattagtaTTTCGCCGTCCCGCTATAATACACGAATGAAAACGTGCAAAATTACGCGCTTCTAATTTTATTTTTggggttaccgccttatttaggcaACAGGGAAAGCTTGAAGTACGAACTACTTGccgcctcgcggaggaacagtacgtggctggcggttatgagggcgtcggcagggcttcactgtagacttgagttgtatccgactacaggAATTTgcgggcgcaagttggaatcatcTAGCGCAAGAAATGGATATAATTTGAGATCACAGGGAAAGCtaagcctttgtcctgcagtgaacatgaagaaataggctgctgctgttgctgctgctcttgatgatgatgatgatgatgatgatgatcgcgatTATGATGATGTGCCACCACCACCGTCGTTGTCGTTAACGCCATTTCTGAAAGCTAGCTAGTTAACAAAGAATATATATTGCGCCGTGTCCTCGAATTTGTGATATTAAGGCGCAATTCATCAACACCATCAGCCTactttaagtccactgcagggcgaaggcctctccctccgatctccaattaaccctgtgcTGCTCCAACCGATTCCAATTTGCTACTgggatttttttaaaatttcatcaccccacctagtcttttgccgtcctctactgcgtttctcttctcttggcgcccattctgtaaccctaatggtccaccggttatccaacctacctattacatgacctgcactagctcaatttctttctcataatgtcatttaggatatcggctatgcccgttcgctctctgatccacaccggtCTCTTCCTGTCTCTAAACGTTACGGCCATCATTCTTCGTTgtatcgctctttgtgcggtcctttcGAACTTATTTTCAGTCTCCAAGTCCCTGCCCCATattttagcaccggtagaatgcactgattgtacgtctttctttttagtgacaatggtaagcttccagtaaggatctgagagagagagagagagaataaacatttttattgggtaaatgcagctagggagaggcgtcctcattccagaatgccttgagctcgggctgcgtcctgggccctcgcaatcagccgttgctgatcctcgaggtcggagctgtccaaggctctctcccaaagctcgttagtggggtaagggttcggatgatttaatggtgccgctctgcaaccccctactatgtgcctgagggacccgggctctgtgcagaagcggcattgcggagagaattttgtagggtctatgaggtgatttctggttgggtgggggaatgtgttaacctgtagagctcggaagaatcgctcctgctctctaggcaGTGACTTGTGTGGgagtgcatatgttctgcgggttagcttgtagtgttgtgtgatgtcttggtaagagactagagggtgcatgcgctcgggttcagattcctcggcgtcggctcggtgggtcagatctcgagccacgtggttggcgacctcgttgccaggaatgccttgatgagctggcgcccagatgatcatgactgatctcgttggcggcttttgattgatgatccggagtgtagtggcatgaattctgccgctagcaaagttgcggcacgcctgttgggagtcggtcactatgacttcaacctctgtttgggagagagcgagggctatggccgcttcctcggcttggaggggattgtttcgtgtgagcgaaatgctgctccgatgttctgtgttgacgactacagtggctgttgtggctgcgcgtctggagtaagaaactgcgtcagtgtaggctgtagagggtaaagttccgtatcgcttgtgtatggccagggcgcgggcctcccttcgctctgcgtggtgcaatgggtgcatattgcgaggtagaggacgtacggtgatgtttctccggatggcatggggtaagctctgAGTATGTCTGCCGTATACATGCctacccaattttattcttctgtaaatttccttctcatgatcagggccccCTGTGAGCAATTGTGGTAAACGTATTCTTTCGCCGACTCTATAGAGGCAATTATTCATTCTCTAAATACGGTTTAAATTATTCCACCTTACATACAAGTTAAATTATCATGTAGACAATATCTGAAAAACGAAGCCAGTGCTTCGGGCTCTTCTTGATTCTTTCCGTTCGCGGAGGCGGGAAGGCAGAAGAAGAGACCATCACCTCTCGCGCGCACGAGTCCCACGAGGCAGAAGAAGAAGGTAGCTCACTGAGCGTAAGCACGTCTCGACGTTCTGCTCGACTGTCGTGTGAGTAAACACCATTACCTATTGCTATTCTGTGTCAAGGCCACGCCTGTCAAGCTCGGAGCCGCACTTCGACCATGCCGCCAACGCTGTTGCCCTCCGACAGGACGCTGCTGGTCAGTCGCGGCACTCGGCGTCTGGGCGAGATACTCAACACGCGATGCTACTGGGTCGGCGTTTCGGCCCTCACGGCTGTCGTCTTCGTCCTTCTCGGCGTCACCGCGCTCCCGCAGCTCGAAGCCTTTTTCGCGCCGGGCCACCTATCCGTGAACGTCACCGATGACTTGCAAGACGAGGCGCAGCGAACGAACGGGAGCGCCTCTATCGGCGAAGAGATGGCTTCCCTGGCCGCGAAGTCGCGCCCCCAGCCGCAGCCGTACGTCTGCAGCACGGCCGCCTGCGCCAAGGAAGGCAAGAGAGTCGTCAAGGCCGTCGACAACTCGACGAATCCGTGCGACGATTTCTACCGGTACGCCTGCGCCAACTGGATGGCCTTCAACAAACCGGGCCCCAAAGATGCCAGGGCATCCGTAGATGACCGCCTTCTCTACAGTTACGCCGAGATAATGTCCCGTGTGCTGGCGCAGAAGCACAACGTCGTGCCCTCGGTGAAAGTGCTCTTCGACAACTGCGTCAACCCGACCGACGAACTCTTCGGGCACATACGCAGCGTCTATTTCTACCTGCTCGGGTTTCAAGACTGGCCCTACTTAGCAACCAGCTCTGGCAGAATCAGCGCCGATGAACTGTCTTGCAAGATGGGCGACCTCCACCGCCACCTAGGCATTGACAGTCTCTTCCACTTTTCGCTCGTCGAAGAATATGAAAACAATGGCACCCTCTCGCCTGTTATCGGAGAACCCAATCTCTTGATAGGCAGACTTCAGGGCCCTCTGAACGAATACCGATTCCTCAGCGACGCGTTCCAGGCCCTGATGCACTTTATGGGCAAGGTTGCCGACACTGACGTCGCTCAGATCGAACTGGATCTCGCTCAGCGAAAGACCTCGCACACTCATGACTGCATGCTTTTTCCCAAGCATTGCGGTGCGATGAGCTTGTCCAACCTTCCCGGCACCAGGCTTTTTACATGGCGCATCCTGTTGGAGCGGGCCTTCGGGGATCGCATTCTCTCCCTCGCCGGTCACAAGGTCAAGGTGACGAGCTTGGAGTACGTGTCCAGCTTCGCGAACCAGGGAACTCTACCGAGAAAAGCGGACGTTCTCAATTACATCGTGTTTCGCGTATCCATGGCGCTCTCGCCGTTCATCAAGAACGTCGAGCTGCGAAACAAGCTGGCCTCCATTGCGTATGCCGACCAGCCTGAGTTCGCCAAACACCTACCCGCCA
This window contains:
- the LOC135909321 gene encoding membrane metallo-endopeptidase-like 1, encoding MPPTLLPSDRTLLVSRGTRRLGEILNTRCYWVGVSALTAVVFVLLGVTALPQLEAFFAPGHLSVNVTDDLQDEAQRTNGSASIGEEMASLAAKSRPQPQPYVCSTAACAKEGKRVVKAVDNSTNPCDDFYRYACANWMAFNKPGPKDARASVDDRLLYSYAEIMSRVLAQKHNVVPSVKVLFDNCVNPTDELFGHIRSVYFYLLGFQDWPYLATSSGRISADELSCKMGDLHRHLGIDSLFHFSLVEEYENNGTLSPVIGEPNLLIGRLQGPLNEYRFLSDAFQALMHFMGKVADTDVAQIELDLAQRKTSHTHDCMLFPKHCGAMSLSNLPGTRLFTWRILLERAFGDRILSLAGHKVKVTSLEYVSSFANQGTLPRKADVLNYIVFRVSMALSPFIKNVELRNKLASIAYADQPEFAKHLPATHYCVKLLDRMEPYVPMILAYSGSVKLLGYETLRDLLLKRLNTSFFEFARNDSRFFGAFKDSLLRKLRALSWEPLVPRSFFDKAFRNKYFSNMYSSNPTAPLNAFFYYWLKNAMMRRNWLSSDWYRQYKTGWKGGFLRTYPSLEAPYRNLEIPLAVFDFIMSSHASVQLLHVPRVATRVYRSLYRFIYYWAYTFYFHTAATDPVSVLENIRGCLRQDYAALRSPFSNASLNSERTSLSDLFDVLAIPAAFNAFLAEALRGSSAFRLAEALSYTHEQLFFLYYAFGHCENNNPDFLAKWMRQGSESPAWYRVNGPLRHFPAFSKAFKCPAGSFMNPVKRCVNS